The Candidatus Effluviviaceae Genus V sp. genome segment TCCTTGGCGTCATCTGTATCTGAACAGAGACAACGTAACACAGCACCCCTATGCTGTCAAAAGGAAATCGCCCGCCAGTCCTCCGGCCCCTCCTCGAGGAGGCGGCGCGCTTCGGCCACGTCCCGACCGATGGCCGCGGCGAGCTGGTCCTTCGAGGCGTAGGTCCTGTCCCGCCTGAGGAGAGTCAGGAGCTCGGCCGAGAGCCGCTCCGTTCGTTCGGGCGGTCCCCCCGGGAGATGAACCTCGGCCCGTCTCGTTCCGTCGTCGTCGATCGTCGGCCTGCGTCCCACGTAGACGAGTCCCGCCGTCTCGGCCGGTCCCGTTCCGTGGACGCGCGCAACGTAGACCCCGTCCGCCGGCAGCAGCTTCAGGTCGGGCAGGGCGAGGTTGAGCGTCGGATAGCCGAGCTCCGTCCCGTGCCCCGCGCCGCTGACGACGTCGCCCGCGAGCTCGTACGCGCGACCGAGCATGGCGTTGGCGGACCGAAGCTCCCCCGCCGCCAGCTGTTCGCGGATGCGGGAGCTCGAGACCGGGCGCCCCTCGAAACTCACCGGAGGCACGACGTCGAGCCCGAATCCCATGCCCTGTCCGATGGCCCCCATCCGGTGGATGTCGCACGCCCGACCCGCGCCCATATGGAAGTCGTATCCAAGCACGAGGTGCGAGCCGGTCCCGACCGAGATGAGCCTGAGGAACGCCTCGGCCGACAGAGAGGCCACGCACTCGGTGAACTCGACGACGACCAGCAGGTCGGCGTCCTCGGCCTCGATCAGCCGTTCGCGCTCCGTCCCCGGAGAGAGCAGGCCCATAGGGGCCCGCCGTCCTACGATCTGCAGCGGATGAGGGGCGAACGTCACCACGACGGCCGGCGTCCCGCGCGATGCGGCGCTACGCTTGAGTTCGGACAGCACCTCACGGTGTCCTCTGTGGACCCCGTCGAAGTTGCCCACGGTCAGCGTGAGATCCTTCGTGTCGATGCCCGCCAGGGCCTTCACGTCGCGCACGGTCCGCACGTCGCCTTGACTCCCCCCGGACGTTCAGATGGGCGGGACGAAGACCTTCTCGGGATCGACCCGGACGGTCCCACCGTTCCTCGTGACCCTCGCCACGGCCATCAGCGCCGCTCCGTCCTCCGTCAGAAGAGCTCGATCGGTCGAGACACCCGACGCCTGAGCATCGTCCAGCCTGACCCCGCCCCCATCCATCACGCGCTCGGCCTGCTCCTCGCTCAGCGTGACGACATCGAGATCTGGAAGGGCGCCGAGCGGCGGCACCCCCAGCTCCAGCCAGGCGTCGCCGGCCTCCATGATGTCCGCAAGGGCGACGGCCTCCTCCACGCGGAAGGGACCGACCCGTGTGCGCCTCAGACGGTCGAGATGCGCTCCGCATCCCAGCTGCTCGCCGACGTCGGCCGCGAGCGTGCGGACATACGTGCCCTTCGAACATTCGATCACGAACTCGACGTACGGGAGGTCGAAGCTCACGATGCGAAGATCGCGGACCGTCACGGGACGGGCCTCGCGCTCGACACGGATCCCCTGTCTGGCCAGTTCGTAGAGCGGCACGCCGCCGCGCTTGAGAGCCGACACCATCGGCGGCGTCTGCATGATGTCGCCCCTGAAGGAATCAAGGACCGAGTCGAGACGGTCGCGGTCGACTCCCGAGGGGTCCCTGCGCTCGAGCACCTCGCCCTCGGCGTCCTGTGTGTCGGTCGTCACACCGAGGACCATCCGGCCGCTGTAGGATTTGTCGTGGTCCATGAGGTAGGCCGACAGACGCGTCGTCCGTCCCACCATGACGACCAGTACGCCCGTGCCTCGGGGATCGAGCGTCCCCGCGTGGCCGACGCGGCGCACGCCCGTGGCTCTTCGGACCCTGGCCACGACGTCGTGCGAGGTGGGCCCCGACGGTTTGTCGATGATCAGCAGTCTGTCGCTCAATCGAGCAGTCCTCCGAGCGCCTCGATCACGCGGCCCCTCGCGTCCGCGATGGTGCCCTCGACGAGTGCGCCGGAAGCGGCCCTGTGACCGCCTCCCCCGAGTCGTCGCGCCAGCGCGTTGACGTCGACGCGCCCCCTGGAGCGCATGCTCAGCCGGACGCGGCCGTCCTCCTCTCTCAGGAGCACGGAGACCTCGACGCCCTGGATCCCGCGGCCGTAGGCCGCCAGCCCCTCGATCTCCTCACCTGTCGCGCCGGCCCTCCGGCGCATCTCGTCGGTCAGCGTCAGAAAGGCGAGACGTCCGTCGAGCGCTGTTTCGACCGTCGAGAGGACCAGACCGAGAAGCCTGAGGCTGCCGATCGGCTGCGAACCGTAGACGAGCGTCGCCACCTCCGCCGGGCGGGCCCCGCAGCCGACCAGCGCCGCGGCCGCACGGAGGGTCCGCTCGTCGGTGTTCCCGAAGCGGAAGCCGCCGGTGTCGGTCAGAACGCCCGTGTAGAGCAGCGTGGCGGTCTCCGCGTCGAGGCCGTCGCCGGCCTCCGTCAGCGTCTCGTACAGCAGAAGGGCGGCGGACGACGCCCCGGTGTCGATGAGGTTGATGTCCCCGTAGCCCTGATTGTCGGGATGATGGTCGATGACGACGACGCTGGCTGCGCGCTCGTGTCCGTTCTCGAGCCCCGCCACACGATCGGGCGACGGTGTGTCGACGAGGATCAGCGTCGTGTCGGAGAGGTCCTCCGGGTAGAAGTCGAGCACGTCACCGGCGCCGGGGAGCGCCGCGTAGGGATCGGGAACGCCTCCGGGGACCACGGCGTCGGCCTTCCGTCCCCGTTCGCGAAGCCATCTGACAAGCGCCAGCATCGAGCCGACAGAGTCCCCGTCAGGACGTTCGTGAGCTCCGACGATGAACGGACCCTCACCCCTCAGGGTCTCCGCTGCCTCCGTCGTCATCCCCGGGCTCCTCTTCGTCGTGGATCTGGCGAAGCACCTCTGCGATACGCAGGTAGTTCTCTGCGGACTCGTCCAGGATGAAGCGGATCCGCGGTACCAGGCGCAGGTTGATGCTCTCGGCGAGCCGGCCCCTGATGAACCGGCCGGCGTGATGAAGAAGACGCAGCGAGCGCTCCTTCTGGTCGTCGTCGCCGAGCACGCTGACGAAGGCCTTGGCGTGCCGGAGGTCCTCCGACAGCTCGACCCCCGTCACCGTCACCATGCCGATGCGTGGGTCGTTGACCTCCTGGTCGATGATGCGCCCGAGCTCACGCTGGATCAGCTCGCACAATCTGAGGATTCTCGTCGATGTCATGACGTCCTCCCCCACCGGCGCCGATCACTCGATGCGTCGTGACTGTGACACGATGTTCACTCTGCCGTCGAGCTCTATCAGGTCGAGCACCTTATCGAGGACCTCGTCGGCGAAGCGGCGGTCGCTGGTTGCGACCGCCACTCCGAGCGAGATCCTCTGCCAGAGATCCTGGTCGCCCACGTCGGCGACCGAGACGTTGAACCGTCCCCGGATCCTGTCCTTGAGACTCCTGACCACCCTGCGCCGGGCCTTGAGCGAGTGGCTCTCCGAAACGATCATGTCGACCTGAAGCGTACCGACGACCACGTGCGTCTCCCCGAGCCTCCGCTACTTAGAGTCGGCGAGCTTCCGCGCCACCTCCTCGATCTCGTAGACCTCGATCCGGTCTCCCGTCTCGATGTCGTCGAGGCCGGCGATGCCGACCCCGCACTCGAAGCCCTGCTGAACCTCTCGGACGTCGTCCTTGAAGCGTTTCAGGGACTCGACCGTACCCTCGTGGTGGAGCATCTCGTCGCGGATGACGCGCGTCTTGGCGCCGCGCCGAATGACCCCCGAGAGCACGTAGCAGCCCGCGATCGTCCCCTTGTTCGGGACCTTGAAGGTCTCGCGGACCTCCGCCGTCCCGATGACGACCTCGCGCCGTTCGGGTTCGAGCAGCCCCTCCATGGCGGCCCTGATGTCCTCGACCGCCTCGTAGATGATCTTGTACAGGCGGATCTCCACCTGCTCGCGCCTGGCGAGATCCCGCACCCTCACCGACGCTCCGATATGGAATCCGACGATGATGGCGTTCGATGCCGCGGCCAGCAGCACGTCCGACTCCGTCACGGCGCCGACGGCCTTCCGGATGACCTCGACCTTGACCTCCTCGGTCGACAGCCTCTCCAGCGAATCGGCCAGTGCGCCGATCGATCCGTCGACGTCTCCCTTGATGATGATGCGGAGTTCCTTGACCTGACCCTCGAGGATCTGATCGTGCAGGTCCTCGAGCGTGACACGGTGCTGGAAGCGCGTCTGGCGCTCCCACTGCTGCTGGCGACGCTTCCCGCTGATGTCGCGGGCGAGCCTCTCGTCGGAGACGACGGCCAGCACGTCACCGGCCTGCGGCACGCCTGTGAGACCGGAGATCTGGACGGGCTTCGAGGGGCCCGCTTCCTCGACCTCGTTGTTGAACTCGTCGTGCATCGAGCGGACCTTCCCGTCGGCAAGCCCGACCACGAACGGGTCTCCGACCCGCAGCGTTCCGGACTCTACCAGCACCGTCGCGACGATGCCGCGGCCCCGCTCCTTCTCGACCTCGATGACCACGCCGCGCCCCGGACCCGAGTCGACCGCCTTGAGCTCGAGAAGCCCCGACTGGAAGAGGATCATCTCCAGGAGCTTGTCGACGCCCTGGCCGGTCTTCGCGGAGGTCTCGACGGCGACCGTCTCGCCGCCCCACTCCTCGACAGTCAGTCCGTGCTGAGCGAGTTCGGATCGCACCTTGTCGGGGTTCGCGCCCGGCAGGTCGATCTTGTTGACAGCCACGATGATCGGGACCCCGGCCGCCTTTGCGTGGTCGATCGCCTCGAGGGTCTGGGGCATCACCCCGTCGTCGGCCGCGACGACGAGCACCACCACATCGGTCGCCTGAGCGCCCCGGGCCCGCATTGCCGTGAAGGCCTCGTGACCCGGGGTGTCGAGGAAGGTGACCCGCTCCCCCTCGTACTCCACCTCGTAGGCACCGATGTGCTGTGTGATGCCGCCGGACTCGCCTCCCACGACGTTCGTGCTGCGGATGTAGTCCAGGAGCAGCGTCTTGCCGTGGTCGACGTGTCCCATGACCACGACGACCGGTGCGCGCGGTGCGGTCTCGACATCCTCTTCGGACGTGGCCTCCTCGAGATCCTGCTCGAGGATGTCCTCGCCGTACTCCCTCATCAGCTCGACGTCCGCGTCCACCTCCTCGGCGAGAAGCTGGATGGTGTCGGCGTCGAGCCTCTGGTTGATGGTGACCATCAGACCGAGGTCGAGGCACTTCTTGATCACGTCGTTGACCGGCATCTCGACCTGCTCGGCGAACTCGCCGACCGACGCGAACTCGGGGATCTGGATGGCGCGTTCGTCGTCCGCGACCGTCCCGTCGCCCCTGTCGCGCTTCTTGCGACGTCTGGTCCTCCGCTCGCCTGAGGCCGCCATGGTCTTCCGGACCGTCTCTTCGACGGTCTTCTGATCGACCCTCGGTCGACGCTTCCTGCGGCGGTCGCCCCTGCCCTTCCTCGGCTTCTTCTCACGCTTCGCGGGCGCGGCTCCCTTCTTCTCCTTCTCGGGGGCCTTCTCCTTCTTCTCCCGCTCGCGCTTCGCCTCCTCGGCCTCCCGGGCGGCCCGCTCCTGCGCGGCCCGTTTCTCCTCTTCCCTGCGCCTCTTCTCCTCGGCCAGCCGCTTCTTCTCGGCCGCCTTCTTCGCGGCGCGCTCCTCCCGCTGCTTCGCGAGCACGTCGCGCGCAGCCTGGCGGGCAGCCTCGGCGACGATCTTCTTGCGATCGACCTTCGGCTTCTTCGGAGGCTCCGGCACCTTCGGCTCGGGCTTCGCCGCTTCCTTCTTCGGAGGAAGGGTCTCCGCGACGCGCCGCTTCTCCTTCGTCGGGGTCTTCTTGACCTTGAGCGCGCCCTTGCCCTTCTTCTTTCGGATCGCCTTCTTGATCTTCTTGGCATACTCCCGCTTGACGGCGTCCTTCTCCTTCTCGAACTCAGCGCGCGCCGCTTCGATGGTCTCCTCATCGATGGCGTTCATGTGGCTCGAGATGTCGTAGCCAAGCTTCTGAAGCATGCCGATCAGAGCTTCGCTCGATATGCGAAACTCCTTCGCGACCTGGTAAACGCGCTTCTTCGCCACGACTACCTCCTCGTTCGATCAGGATCCGGCACTGGGGCGGAAGAGAATCTGTACGGCTTACTTCTCCGACTCGTCTTCCTCGTCTCCGGCCTCGTCGTCTTCACCGGCCTCGTCGTCCTCGTCACCGGTCTCATCCTCGTCGTCACCGGAGTCGGTTCCGTCGCCGGGCTTCTCGTCGTCCTCCGGGGCCGCTTCGTCCTCGGCCGCGGTCGGCTCGTCCTCCAGGGTCTCGTCGGAGGTCTCCGGCTCCTCACCCGCGTCCTCGTCCTTCTCGGGCCGGTCGACCGGTTCCTCCTCGTCGTACTCTTCTTCTTCAGGCTCGACGGCTACGCCGAAGATGTCCTCCTCGCCGATCTCGTCCTGAGCCTCCTGCTCGTCCATCTCATCGAGGAGCCTCTGCTTCTCCTCCTCGAGCACCTCGAGCACGGCGGCCACGGCGATCGAGATCTTCTCGGCCGTCTTGCGACCGATCCCGGGCACCTTCTCGAGCTCCTCGCTCGAGAGTCCCTCGAGGTCCTGCACGGTCCTGTAGCCGGCGGCCATGAGCTCCGTCGCCAGCTTCTCTCCGACGCCGGGCAGCTCACCGACCTCGACGCGCTGGGAGAGGTCGATCTCGAGAAGCCTCGTGTGCTCCGTCTCACCGACGATGTCGATCTTCCATCCGGAGAGCTTCGCCGCGAGCCTTGCGTTCTGTCCGCCCTTCCCGATGGCCAGGGAGAGCTGATCATCGGGAACAACGACACGGACACTCCGTTCGCTCTCGTCGACGATGGCCCGCGACACCTTCGCGGGGTTGAGGGCCCGGCTCACGAGCACCGACGGGTCCGAGCTCCATGCTACGATGTCGATCTTCTCGCCGGAGAGCTCACGGACGATCGTCTGGATACGCGACCCCTTCACTCCGACGCACG includes the following:
- the ribF gene encoding riboflavin biosynthesis protein RibF; this encodes MRTVRDVKALAGIDTKDLTLTVGNFDGVHRGHREVLSELKRSAASRGTPAVVVTFAPHPLQIVGRRAPMGLLSPGTERERLIEAEDADLLVVVEFTECVASLSAEAFLRLISVGTGSHLVLGYDFHMGAGRACDIHRMGAIGQGMGFGLDVVPPVSFEGRPVSSSRIREQLAAGELRSANAMLGRAYELAGDVVSGAGHGTELGYPTLNLALPDLKLLPADGVYVARVHGTGPAETAGLVYVGRRPTIDDDGTRRAEVHLPGGPPERTERLSAELLTLLRRDRTYASKDQLAAAIGRDVAEARRLLEEGPEDWRAISF
- the truB gene encoding tRNA pseudouridine(55) synthase TruB, which translates into the protein MSDRLLIIDKPSGPTSHDVVARVRRATGVRRVGHAGTLDPRGTGVLVVMVGRTTRLSAYLMDHDKSYSGRMVLGVTTDTQDAEGEVLERRDPSGVDRDRLDSVLDSFRGDIMQTPPMVSALKRGGVPLYELARQGIRVEREARPVTVRDLRIVSFDLPYVEFVIECSKGTYVRTLAADVGEQLGCGAHLDRLRRTRVGPFRVEEAVALADIMEAGDAWLELGVPPLGALPDLDVVTLSEEQAERVMDGGGVRLDDAQASGVSTDRALLTEDGAALMAVARVTRNGGTVRVDPEKVFVPPI
- a CDS encoding bifunctional oligoribonuclease/PAP phosphatase NrnA, which produces MTTEAAETLRGEGPFIVGAHERPDGDSVGSMLALVRWLRERGRKADAVVPGGVPDPYAALPGAGDVLDFYPEDLSDTTLILVDTPSPDRVAGLENGHERAASVVVIDHHPDNQGYGDINLIDTGASSAALLLYETLTEAGDGLDAETATLLYTGVLTDTGGFRFGNTDERTLRAAAALVGCGARPAEVATLVYGSQPIGSLRLLGLVLSTVETALDGRLAFLTLTDEMRRRAGATGEEIEGLAAYGRGIQGVEVSVLLREEDGRVRLSMRSRGRVDVNALARRLGGGGHRAASGALVEGTIADARGRVIEALGGLLD
- the rbfA gene encoding 30S ribosome-binding factor RbfA translates to MTSTRILRLCELIQRELGRIIDQEVNDPRIGMVTVTGVELSEDLRHAKAFVSVLGDDDQKERSLRLLHHAGRFIRGRLAESINLRLVPRIRFILDESAENYLRIAEVLRQIHDEEEPGDDDGGSGDPEG
- a CDS encoding DUF503 family protein gives rise to the protein MVVGTLQVDMIVSESHSLKARRRVVRSLKDRIRGRFNVSVADVGDQDLWQRISLGVAVATSDRRFADEVLDKVLDLIELDGRVNIVSQSRRIE
- the infB gene encoding translation initiation factor IF-2 encodes the protein MAKKRVYQVAKEFRISSEALIGMLQKLGYDISSHMNAIDEETIEAARAEFEKEKDAVKREYAKKIKKAIRKKKGKGALKVKKTPTKEKRRVAETLPPKKEAAKPEPKVPEPPKKPKVDRKKIVAEAARQAARDVLAKQREERAAKKAAEKKRLAEEKRRREEEKRAAQERAAREAEEAKREREKKEKAPEKEKKGAAPAKREKKPRKGRGDRRRKRRPRVDQKTVEETVRKTMAASGERRTRRRKKRDRGDGTVADDERAIQIPEFASVGEFAEQVEMPVNDVIKKCLDLGLMVTINQRLDADTIQLLAEEVDADVELMREYGEDILEQDLEEATSEEDVETAPRAPVVVVMGHVDHGKTLLLDYIRSTNVVGGESGGITQHIGAYEVEYEGERVTFLDTPGHEAFTAMRARGAQATDVVVLVVAADDGVMPQTLEAIDHAKAAGVPIIVAVNKIDLPGANPDKVRSELAQHGLTVEEWGGETVAVETSAKTGQGVDKLLEMILFQSGLLELKAVDSGPGRGVVIEVEKERGRGIVATVLVESGTLRVGDPFVVGLADGKVRSMHDEFNNEVEEAGPSKPVQISGLTGVPQAGDVLAVVSDERLARDISGKRRQQQWERQTRFQHRVTLEDLHDQILEGQVKELRIIIKGDVDGSIGALADSLERLSTEEVKVEVIRKAVGAVTESDVLLAAASNAIIVGFHIGASVRVRDLARREQVEIRLYKIIYEAVEDIRAAMEGLLEPERREVVIGTAEVRETFKVPNKGTIAGCYVLSGVIRRGAKTRVIRDEMLHHEGTVESLKRFKDDVREVQQGFECGVGIAGLDDIETGDRIEVYEIEEVARKLADSK
- the nusA gene encoding transcription termination/antitermination protein NusA, translating into MNTGVLEALRRIAREKQLDNELLIEALEAGLLSAARKKFGAEADIEVVVDGESDTLAVYLNRKVVDMPDDFTAEIDIEEAQEIDPAAQIGDVIRTEISLDEFGRNAIQAAKQIVVQRVREAEREQIYEEFQDRIGDIVTGDVQQIERAGIVVNLGRTEALLPTREQIRRERYRQGDRIRAYLLSVEKTTKGPQIILSRTHPNFLKKLFRMEVPEIYDSVVEIMAIAREAGGRSKVAVASHDERVDPVGACVGVKGSRIQTIVRELSGEKIDIVAWSSDPSVLVSRALNPAKVSRAIVDESERSVRVVVPDDQLSLAIGKGGQNARLAAKLSGWKIDIVGETEHTRLLEIDLSQRVEVGELPGVGEKLATELMAAGYRTVQDLEGLSSEELEKVPGIGRKTAEKISIAVAAVLEVLEEEKQRLLDEMDEQEAQDEIGEEDIFGVAVEPEEEEYDEEEPVDRPEKDEDAGEEPETSDETLEDEPTAAEDEAAPEDDEKPGDGTDSGDDEDETGDEDDEAGEDDEAGDEEDESEK